One genomic segment of Belonocnema kinseyi isolate 2016_QV_RU_SX_M_011 chromosome 2, B_treatae_v1, whole genome shotgun sequence includes these proteins:
- the LOC117168380 gene encoding nucleolar protein 58, which translates to MLLLFETPAGYAIFKVLNENKLAEVDDLYHEFETPEAAGKIVKLKHFEKFADTTEALAATTAAVEGKLSKSLKKLLKKHCSEVHEQLAVADAKLGNAIKDKLSLSCISNTSIQELMRCIRSQMDSLLAGFPKKEMTAMALGLAHSLSRYKLKFSPDKIDTMIIQAVCLLDDLDKELNNYVMRCREWYGWHFPELGKLISDNISFVKTVKIIGTRENTSSCDLSDILPEEVEEKVKEAAEISMGTEISNDDIINIQHLCDQVIEISQYRTQLYDYLNARMTAMAPNLTVLVGELVGARLISHAGSLINLAKHPASTVQILGAEKALFRALKTKRDTPKYGLIYHAALVGQCSTKNKGKMSRMLAAKSSLAIRVDALGEDVSFEFGAEHKAKLEAKLRIMEEGNLRRISGTAKAKAKFEKYHTKSEVLQYPAATDSTMPVKRRHSEMEDQKMLIEEMKSEDVPKKKKKRETEEGGAEQVEEAEQEGVTPKKKKKKVKQEPAEESEVSVKVEEEPECSEPKKKKKKKKVKEEPEESAIPDEYMQTMESSTTEKKKKKKKKSQSHEDPDT; encoded by the exons atgctATTACTTTTTGAAACCCCTGCGGGGTACGCCATATTTAAG GTGTTGAACGAAAACAAACTTGCCGAAGTTGATGACCTGTACCATGAGTTCGAAACGCCCGAAGCTGCAGGCAAAAT AGTCAAATTAAAACACTTTGAGAAGTTTGCTGACACTACCGAAGCCTTAGCAGCAACAACCGCCGCAGTCGAGGGAAAACTCAGTAAATCCCTGAAGAAGCTTTTAAAAAAGCACTGCTCCGAAGTCCATGAGCAACTTGCCGTTGCAGATGCGAAACTAGGAAACGCTATAAAAGACAAATTGAGTCTATCATGCATCAGCAACACGTCAATCCAAGAACTGATGCGATGCATCAGAAGCCAAATGGACAGTCTCTTGGCTGGTTTCCCCAAGAAGGAAATGACTGCCATGGCTCTTGGTTTGGCACACAGTCTCTCCAGGTATAAACTCAAGTTCTCCCCTGACAAAATCGACACCATGATCATCCAGGCAGTATGTCTTCTCGACGACCTGGACAAGGAATTGAACAACTACGTAATGCGTTGCCGAGAATGGTATGGATGGCACTTCCCCGAGTTGGGAAAGCTTATCTCCGACAATATCTCCTTCGTTAAAACTGTCAAGATCATCGGCACAAGGGAAAACACATCTTCCTGCGATTTATCTGACATTTTGCCGGAAGAAGTTGAGGAAAAAGTGAAGGAAGCTGCGGAGATTTCAATGGGAACTGAAATCTCCAACGATGATATCATCAACATCCAACACTTGTGCGATCAAGTGATCGAGATCTCACAATACAGGACGCAATTGTACGATTATTTGAATGCAAGGATGACGGCTATGGCTCCAAATCTGACTGTTCTCGTTGGAGAATTAGTTGGAGCAAGATTGATTTCCCACGCAGGGTCACTGATCAATCTTGCGAAGCATCCAGCTTCGACTGTTCAAATTCTTGGAGCAGAAAAGGCACTTTTCAGAGCCTTGAAGACAAAGAGAGACACTCCAAAGTATGGTTTGATTTATCACGCAGCACTGGTGGGCCAGTGTTCGACGAAAAATAAGGGAAAGATGTCCAGGATGTTGGCGGCTAAGTCCTCCCTCGCGATTAGGGTTGATGCTTTGGGTGAAGATGTTAGCTTCGAATTTGGAGCGGAGCACAAAGCAAAGCTCGAAGCTAAATTGAGGATTATGGAGGAGGGAAATTTGAGGAGGATTAGTGGAACTGCAAAGGCTAAAGCGAAGTTTGAGAAGTATCACACCAAGAGTGAGGTGCTTCAGTATCCGGCGGCTACTGATTCTACAATGCCGGTTAAGAGAAGACACTCGGAGATGGAAGATCAGAAAATGTTGATTGAGGAGATGAAGAGCGAAGATGTTccgaagaagaagaaaaagagggAGACTGAGGAGGGTGGGGCTGAGCAGGTGGAAGAGGCAGAACAGGAGGGAGTCACGcctaagaaaaagaagaagaaggttAAGCAAGAACCTGCAGAAGAATCTGAAGTCTCAGTCAAGGTGGAGGAAGAACCAGAATGCTCAG agcccaaaaagaagaaaaagaagaagaaggtgAAAGAGGAACCAGAGGAATCAGCAATTCCAGACGAATATATGCAAACAATGGAGTCGAGCACAAccgaaaagaaaaagaagaagaaaaagaaatccCAGTCACATGAAGATCCCGATACATAA